A single genomic interval of Stenotrophomonas sp. ZAC14D1_NAIMI4_1 harbors:
- a CDS encoding response regulator transcription factor: MHILLIEDETELAATLKGALQRERHVVDLAGTVAMAREAALCGLHDLVLLDRTLPDGDGLALIALLRQHNPGVPIIVLSALGQLPDRVAGLDEGADDYLAKPFALEELFARIRAVGRRPSGLNAETVTVGRLSFDPVSGETRVGGERLDLPRREIRVLAALARRIGRTVLRESIEMAVYGFDDGVHSNTLDSHVSRLRRKLAEADAGVEIHAIRGVGYLMREIK; this comes from the coding sequence ATGCATATCCTGCTGATCGAAGACGAAACCGAACTGGCCGCCACGCTGAAAGGCGCGCTGCAGCGCGAGCGCCACGTGGTGGATCTGGCCGGCACCGTGGCGATGGCCCGCGAGGCGGCGCTCTGCGGGCTGCACGACCTGGTGCTGCTGGACCGCACCCTGCCCGACGGCGATGGCCTGGCCCTGATCGCCCTGCTGCGCCAGCACAACCCCGGCGTACCCATCATCGTGCTCAGTGCGCTGGGCCAGCTGCCCGACCGCGTGGCCGGGCTGGATGAAGGTGCCGACGATTACCTGGCCAAGCCCTTCGCGCTGGAGGAACTGTTCGCCCGCATCCGCGCCGTCGGCCGCCGCCCCAGCGGCCTCAACGCCGAGACCGTCACCGTCGGGCGCCTGAGCTTCGACCCGGTGTCCGGCGAAACCCGCGTGGGCGGCGAGCGGCTGGACCTGCCGCGACGCGAGATCCGCGTGCTGGCCGCGCTGGCGCGGCGCATCGGCCGCACCGTGCTGCGCGAATCCATCGAGATGGCCGTGTATGGCTTCGATGATGGCGTGCACTCCAACACCCTCGATTCGCACGTCTCGCGCCTGCGCCGCAAGCTGGCCGAGGCCGATGCCGGCGTGGAGATCCACGCCATCCGCGGCGTCGGCTACCTGATGCGGGAAATCAAGTAA
- a CDS encoding HAMP domain-containing sensor histidine kinase, with the protein MARRPSLKWPLIIKPLIFHLLALLLAFFVLLMVLVRVDSGGYYTIQTFAPVAADAVHRDASGRLFVKNTPELAEELKIAPGAWFIAQDDSGHHVTFGNVPPAYASLVGLLDGIPYGDLRGRERGDGLAVVVRQHTGPAGKLTIMAHGEVDTLTWQMALAAHIITVPIFLLLALVTIVLTPIIVRRALAGVERIAAEAGKISANHRGIRLTATAVPVEIAPLVNAVNDALDRLDEGHERQRRFIAAAAHELRTPIAILRVKLDAADDATSRSLALEVARLATLAEQLLDLHRMDEDGPKETLNLARVAKRVVADLAPLLIQSERTVAVSVEQHYPVLGEAGAIERVISNLVLNAAEHGGRNVIVRVQGSCLEVEDDGPGIPVAERERVFEPFQRLRPRQSGAGLGLNLVRQVVERHGGQVTILDAPGGGALIRVEFPPHPGANPPAA; encoded by the coding sequence ATGGCGCGGCGTCCTTCGCTGAAGTGGCCGCTGATCATCAAGCCGCTGATCTTCCATCTGCTGGCCCTGCTGCTGGCGTTCTTCGTGCTGCTGATGGTGCTGGTGCGCGTGGACAGCGGTGGCTACTACACCATCCAGACCTTCGCGCCGGTGGCCGCCGATGCCGTGCATCGTGATGCCAGCGGCAGGCTGTTCGTGAAGAACACACCGGAGCTGGCCGAAGAACTGAAGATCGCGCCGGGCGCCTGGTTCATCGCCCAGGATGACAGCGGCCACCACGTGACCTTCGGCAACGTGCCGCCTGCCTACGCCTCACTGGTGGGGCTGCTGGACGGCATTCCCTATGGAGACCTGCGCGGGCGCGAACGCGGCGACGGCCTGGCGGTGGTGGTGCGCCAGCACACCGGGCCGGCGGGCAAGCTGACGATCATGGCCCATGGCGAAGTAGATACCCTCACCTGGCAGATGGCGCTGGCCGCGCACATCATCACCGTGCCGATCTTCCTGCTGCTGGCGCTGGTGACCATCGTGCTGACGCCGATCATCGTGCGCCGCGCACTGGCCGGCGTGGAGCGCATCGCCGCCGAGGCCGGGAAGATTTCCGCCAACCACCGCGGCATCCGCCTCACCGCCACGGCGGTACCGGTGGAGATCGCACCGCTGGTGAACGCGGTGAACGACGCGCTGGACCGGCTGGACGAGGGCCACGAACGCCAGCGCCGCTTCATTGCGGCTGCCGCGCACGAACTGCGCACGCCCATCGCGATTCTGCGGGTGAAGCTGGACGCCGCCGACGATGCCACCTCACGCAGCCTGGCCCTGGAAGTAGCGCGCCTGGCCACGCTGGCCGAGCAGCTGCTGGACCTGCACCGCATGGACGAAGACGGGCCGAAGGAAACGCTGAACCTGGCGCGCGTGGCCAAGCGCGTGGTGGCCGACCTGGCGCCACTGCTGATCCAGTCCGAGCGCACGGTCGCGGTGTCGGTGGAGCAGCATTACCCGGTGCTGGGCGAAGCCGGCGCGATCGAGCGCGTGATCTCCAACCTGGTCTTGAACGCAGCCGAACACGGTGGCCGCAACGTGATCGTGCGCGTACAGGGCAGCTGCCTGGAAGTGGAAGATGACGGCCCCGGCATACCGGTGGCCGAACGCGAACGCGTCTTCGAGCCTTTCCAGCGCCTGCGCCCCCGGCAGAGCGGCGCGGGCCTGGGCCTGAACCTGGTCCGGCAGGTGGTGGAGCGCCACGGTGGCCAGGTCACGATTCTCGACGCGCCCGGTGGCGGCGCGTTGATCCGCGTGGAGTTTCCACCGCACCCCGGTGCGAACCCGCCGGCGGCGTGA
- a CDS encoding efflux RND transporter periplasmic adaptor subunit — MSAAPRTRRRLWIAAAAGACLLALAVLWLMPAAPPELEVSPVQRGDIEQVVEATGTLKPSRLVSVGAQVSGRIETLHVKLGDRVKAGDLIAEIDSRTQRNALQSAQAAQRSARANRDALAADLRQYQLTLQRQQALVARQLVARADYDAAKTKVDATREQVAALDGEVVQRQTDVDVAQTNLGYTRITAPTDGTVLAVVARQGQTVNAVQSAPTIVMLGNQDVMTVYAEISEADVVHTALGQEAYFTILGDSGRRYSSTLRDIAPAPESITNEDTSGFAAPGASAGASRTAMYYNGQFDVDNADGRLRSYMTAQVRIVLGRAKGVLTIPSAALGARAADGSYSVQVRGADGRPAARRITIGLDDQINVEVRSGLQQGEQVVLAHTAEAPAATGAAQP; from the coding sequence ATGAGCGCCGCACCCCGCACCCGTCGCCGCCTGTGGATCGCCGCCGCCGCTGGCGCGTGCCTGCTGGCCCTGGCCGTGCTCTGGCTGATGCCCGCCGCACCACCCGAACTGGAGGTGTCGCCCGTTCAACGCGGCGATATCGAACAGGTGGTCGAAGCCACCGGCACCCTGAAGCCCTCGCGCCTGGTGAGCGTGGGTGCACAGGTTTCCGGCCGCATCGAAACCCTGCACGTGAAGCTCGGCGACAGGGTGAAGGCCGGCGACCTGATTGCCGAGATCGACTCGCGTACCCAGCGCAACGCGCTGCAGAGCGCCCAGGCCGCACAACGCAGCGCCCGCGCCAACCGCGATGCCCTGGCTGCCGACCTGCGCCAGTACCAGCTGACCCTGCAGCGCCAGCAGGCACTGGTTGCCCGCCAACTGGTGGCGCGTGCCGACTACGATGCAGCGAAAACCAAGGTCGATGCCACCCGCGAACAGGTCGCTGCGCTTGATGGCGAAGTGGTGCAACGGCAGACCGATGTGGACGTGGCACAGACCAACCTGGGCTACACGCGCATCACTGCCCCCACCGACGGCACCGTGCTGGCCGTGGTCGCCCGCCAGGGGCAGACGGTCAACGCCGTGCAGAGCGCACCGACCATCGTGATGCTGGGCAACCAGGACGTGATGACCGTCTACGCTGAAATCTCCGAGGCCGACGTGGTGCACACCGCCCTGGGCCAGGAGGCGTACTTCACCATCCTCGGCGACAGCGGCCGGCGCTACAGCAGCACGCTGCGCGACATCGCACCGGCGCCGGAATCGATCACCAACGAAGACACCTCCGGCTTCGCCGCGCCCGGCGCGTCGGCCGGTGCCAGCCGCACCGCCATGTACTACAACGGCCAGTTCGACGTGGACAACGCCGATGGCCGCCTGCGCAGCTACATGACCGCACAGGTGCGCATCGTGCTCGGCCGTGCCAAGGGGGTGCTGACCATCCCATCGGCCGCCCTGGGCGCACGGGCAGCCGATGGCAGCTACAGCGTGCAGGTCCGTGGCGCCGATGGCCGGCCAGCCGCGCGGCGCATCACCATCGGGCTGGATGACCAGATCAACGTAGAGGTGCGCAGTGGCCTGCAGCAAGGCGAACAGGTGGTGCTGGCACACACTGCCGAAGCCCCCGCAGCCACGGGCGCTGCACAGCCATGA
- a CDS encoding MacB family efflux pump subunit codes for MTDAAMDRALLRVRGIRREFAAGEQTLVVLDGIDLDIRAGELVAIVGQSGSGKSTLMNILGCLDRPSAGTYCIAGRETAQMTPDELAELRREHFGFIFQRYHLLTDLTALGNVEVPAIYAGQPAAERHRRAQALLQRLGLGERMQHLPGELSGGQQQRVSIARALMNGGAVIFADEPTGALDTQSGKEVMKILGELHAEGHTVVLVTHDMAVAEHAQRIIEIRDGRIVDDRPTAAALAASASTSAVLQTRSEGSGWLALRDRFTEAFRMALRAMNAHRMRTFLTMLGIIIGIASVVSVVALGTGARQAILSNIASLGTNTIEIYPGSGFGDVHAAQVETLTPGDSVALAGQPFVDSATPGVASSGTAQRGNRAANVQIQGVSEQYFRVHGLKLGAGRFFGQPAVAGHQQVAVIDANTRARFFAAQEDPIGQSLLLGNVPVRVVGVVKKEAGAVGDASLLQVWVPYTTAMARMLGQSHVSNITVRVSDAVGMQAAEASISRLLARRHGRTDFYMSNNAQIRQSIEQTTRILTLMISAIAAIALVVGGIGVMNIMLVSVTERTREIGVRMAVGARRSDILQQFLIESVLVCLLGGVLGIGVALALGAVLALADIGFSLVFSSASILAAFACSSLIGIGFGFLPARRAAQLDPVEALVR; via the coding sequence ATGACCGACGCCGCGATGGACAGGGCGCTGCTGCGCGTGCGCGGCATCCGCCGCGAGTTCGCTGCGGGCGAGCAGACCCTGGTGGTGCTCGATGGCATCGACCTGGATATCCGCGCTGGCGAACTGGTGGCCATTGTCGGCCAGTCCGGCTCGGGTAAATCCACGCTGATGAACATCCTCGGCTGCCTGGACCGGCCCTCGGCCGGCACCTACTGCATTGCCGGCCGCGAGACCGCGCAGATGACGCCGGATGAACTGGCCGAACTGCGCCGCGAGCACTTCGGCTTCATCTTCCAGCGCTACCACCTGCTGACCGACCTCACCGCACTGGGCAACGTCGAAGTGCCGGCCATCTATGCCGGCCAGCCAGCGGCCGAGCGCCACCGCCGCGCCCAGGCGCTGCTGCAGCGGCTGGGCCTGGGCGAACGCATGCAGCACCTTCCCGGCGAGCTGTCCGGCGGCCAGCAGCAGCGCGTGTCCATCGCCCGCGCCCTGATGAACGGCGGCGCGGTGATCTTCGCCGACGAACCCACCGGTGCACTGGATACGCAGTCCGGCAAGGAAGTGATGAAGATCCTCGGTGAGCTGCACGCCGAAGGCCACACCGTGGTGCTGGTGACCCATGACATGGCCGTGGCCGAGCACGCCCAGCGCATCATCGAGATCCGCGATGGGCGCATCGTGGATGACCGCCCCACCGCGGCCGCCCTGGCCGCCAGTGCCAGCACGAGCGCCGTCCTGCAGACCCGCAGCGAGGGCAGCGGCTGGCTGGCACTGCGCGACCGCTTCACCGAAGCCTTCCGCATGGCTCTGCGCGCGATGAACGCACACCGCATGCGCACCTTCCTCACCATGCTCGGCATCATCATCGGCATCGCCTCGGTGGTGTCGGTGGTGGCGCTGGGCACTGGCGCACGCCAGGCCATCCTGTCCAACATCGCCTCGCTGGGCACCAACACCATCGAGATCTACCCCGGCTCGGGCTTTGGCGATGTACACGCCGCGCAGGTGGAAACGCTGACCCCGGGCGACAGCGTTGCTTTGGCCGGCCAGCCCTTCGTGGACAGCGCGACGCCCGGCGTGGCCAGCAGCGGCACCGCACAGCGCGGCAATCGTGCAGCAAACGTGCAGATCCAGGGTGTCAGCGAGCAGTACTTCCGCGTGCATGGGTTGAAGCTGGGCGCCGGCCGCTTCTTCGGCCAGCCTGCGGTGGCCGGCCACCAGCAGGTGGCGGTGATCGACGCCAACACGCGCGCACGCTTCTTCGCCGCCCAGGAGGATCCCATCGGCCAGAGCCTGCTGCTGGGCAACGTGCCGGTGCGGGTGGTGGGCGTGGTCAAGAAGGAAGCCGGCGCCGTGGGCGACGCCTCACTGCTGCAGGTCTGGGTGCCCTACACCACCGCCATGGCCCGCATGCTGGGGCAGAGCCACGTGTCGAACATCACCGTCCGCGTTTCCGATGCGGTGGGCATGCAGGCAGCGGAGGCCTCGATCAGCCGGCTGCTGGCGCGCCGCCATGGCCGCACGGACTTCTACATGAGCAACAACGCGCAGATCCGCCAGTCCATCGAACAGACCACGCGCATCCTGACGTTGATGATCAGTGCCATCGCCGCCATCGCGCTGGTGGTGGGCGGCATCGGGGTGATGAACATCATGCTGGTCTCGGTGACCGAACGGACCCGCGAGATCGGCGTGCGCATGGCCGTGGGTGCCCGGCGCAGCGACATCCTGCAGCAGTTCCTCATCGAATCGGTGCTGGTGTGCCTGCTCGGTGGCGTGCTGGGCATCGGCGTGGCGCTGGCCCTGGGTGCGGTGCTGGCCTTGGCCGATATCGGCTTCAGCCTGGTGTTCTCCTCCGCCTCGATCCTGGCCGCGTTCGCCTGCAGCAGCCTGATCGGCATCGGCTTCGGCTTCCTGCCGGCACGCCGTGCCGCACAGCTCGACCCGGTGGAAGCCCTGGTCCGCTGA
- a CDS encoding EF-hand domain-containing protein yields the protein MNKTALLIALCTAPLLGHAASNDPKQAYIDSSFAAMDSNGDGRIDKAEYAKYQQARFSKQADSIDAAFKEMDTNKDGKISKQEAAVVPEIAKYFTGLDTDGDGYLSLKEMQQAMVAAQTADAPAK from the coding sequence ATGAACAAGACCGCTCTACTGATTGCCCTCTGCACCGCACCGCTGCTTGGCCACGCCGCCAGCAACGACCCGAAGCAGGCTTACATTGATTCGAGTTTCGCCGCCATGGACAGCAACGGCGACGGCCGCATCGACAAGGCCGAGTACGCGAAATACCAGCAGGCGCGCTTCAGCAAGCAGGCCGATTCGATCGACGCCGCGTTCAAGGAAATGGACACCAACAAGGACGGGAAGATCAGCAAGCAGGAAGCGGCCGTCGTGCCGGAGATCGCCAAGTACTTCACCGGCCTGGACACCGATGGCGACGGCTATCTCTCGCTGAAGGAGATGCAGCAGGCGATGGTGGCCGCACAGACGGCGGACGCACCAGCGAAGTAG
- a CDS encoding DUF805 domain-containing protein, translating into MLPPFEPLRRYFDFSGRCDRTEFWSYLLFVLAVFGACHALIELPHGENAYRLAAAGWLLGMAAAVLLFIPTLAAIVRRLHDIDESGWYAVIVFVPLGVFVLFPVMLLPGTGEDNRFGPERTAQTRSLPGLSLKAPGSAPPAATTPGRR; encoded by the coding sequence ATGCTTCCCCCGTTCGAGCCGCTCAGGCGTTACTTCGATTTCTCCGGCCGCTGTGACCGCACGGAGTTCTGGTCGTACCTGCTGTTCGTACTCGCGGTGTTCGGCGCATGCCATGCCCTGATCGAGCTGCCCCATGGGGAGAACGCCTACAGACTGGCTGCCGCCGGCTGGTTGCTGGGCATGGCGGCAGCCGTGCTGCTGTTCATCCCGACCCTGGCCGCGATCGTGCGCCGGCTGCACGATATCGACGAGTCAGGCTGGTACGCGGTGATCGTTTTCGTACCGTTGGGCGTGTTCGTCCTGTTCCCGGTGATGCTGCTGCCGGGAACCGGCGAGGACAATCGATTCGGCCCGGAACGCACCGCGCAGACCCGTTCGCTGCCCGGGCTGAGCCTCAAGGCACCAGGCAGCGCTCCACCTGCAGCGACAACACCTGGCAGGCGTTGA
- a CDS encoding PAAR domain-containing protein, with translation MNTLRIRHQRAGLRLQRIRNRPLQCDSGGHVAKDTRIHSELHRILPADQQWKRFMARNWIVMGDPTSSGGRVITASNRTDIEGMGVARVGDKATCPQMHKGVFAIVEGDSTIIIDGQPVALDGCALACGCRVMSSQQLRVYVSNSATTGGTASRNSAGTQPAATPLHSGRHLQFDQAIRFTGSQGMPLRELPYTLHLSDGQTFSGITSALGETSRVSTRESVAVVRAELRPPSTTSGCCERTLLAGIDDVEIFEVDGVITTSDTLGTSIVPVQVPSHERRLTQGEIEMAQLVFGDAIDYSLVRIHNHGYWMLLGMQPEDTVVAPNGEIYFPKGLYLDDYFSGELRDQHLFIHEMTHVWQYQLGYNVKLVRGPRPNMSYDYVLDDVRLLHDYNMEAQGDIVADYFLVAFRDSQSLMSNKMYRTTFGIHAQLKRVLSQFLGSTAGKRNLPRTTR, from the coding sequence TTGAACACCCTGCGGATCCGGCATCAGAGAGCAGGCCTGCGCCTCCAGAGAATCCGCAATCGCCCGTTGCAGTGCGATTCCGGCGGGCATGTCGCAAAAGACACTCGAATCCATTCCGAATTGCATCGGATTCTCCCGGCCGATCAGCAATGGAAGCGATTCATGGCACGGAACTGGATTGTGATGGGAGACCCGACCTCCAGCGGAGGGCGTGTAATCACCGCGTCGAACCGAACCGATATCGAGGGCATGGGCGTTGCACGCGTGGGCGACAAGGCGACCTGCCCGCAGATGCACAAAGGGGTATTTGCGATTGTCGAAGGCGACAGCACGATCATCATCGATGGCCAGCCTGTTGCGTTGGACGGATGCGCGCTCGCGTGTGGCTGCAGGGTGATGTCCAGCCAGCAGCTCCGGGTGTATGTATCCAATTCGGCCACCACAGGCGGAACTGCCAGCCGCAACTCAGCCGGTACGCAGCCTGCTGCAACACCGCTGCACAGCGGCCGCCACCTTCAGTTCGACCAGGCCATCCGTTTCACCGGCTCACAGGGCATGCCGTTGCGTGAGCTTCCCTACACGCTCCACCTGTCGGACGGCCAGACCTTCTCCGGCATCACCAGCGCGCTGGGCGAGACCTCACGTGTATCAACCCGGGAAAGCGTGGCAGTGGTGCGCGCGGAGTTGCGCCCACCCAGTACCACGAGCGGCTGTTGCGAACGCACTCTGTTGGCCGGGATCGATGATGTAGAGATTTTTGAAGTTGACGGTGTGATCACCACCTCTGACACCTTGGGAACGTCGATCGTACCGGTGCAGGTGCCAAGCCATGAACGCCGCTTGACACAAGGCGAGATCGAGATGGCACAGCTGGTATTCGGCGATGCGATTGACTACAGCCTGGTGAGGATTCACAACCATGGCTACTGGATGCTGCTTGGGATGCAACCGGAGGACACTGTGGTTGCACCCAATGGCGAGATCTATTTTCCAAAAGGTCTCTATCTTGATGATTATTTCTCTGGCGAACTTCGAGATCAGCACCTTTTCATCCATGAAATGACCCATGTCTGGCAGTATCAGCTTGGCTACAACGTGAAGCTGGTGCGTGGACCGCGGCCGAACATGAGCTACGACTACGTGCTCGATGACGTGCGCCTGCTCCACGACTACAACATGGAAGCGCAAGGCGACATCGTCGCAGACTATTTCCTCGTCGCCTTCCGTGATTCACAAAGCTTGATGAGCAACAAAATGTATCGCACCACATTCGGCATCCATGCCCAGTTGAAACGCGTCCTCTCACAATTCCTCGGCTCCACGGCCGGCAAGCGCAACCTCCCGAGAACGACCCGATGA
- a CDS encoding helix-turn-helix domain-containing protein, whose protein sequence is MRSKRWDGKSGCAVEVTLSVMGGVWKPVILFHLMKRKRRFMELTRLVPNATQSMLTSQLRELEADGVLIRHVYPEVPPKVEYELSEFGRSLVPVLLAMREWGETYRGYQSTRGDS, encoded by the coding sequence ATGCGCAGCAAGCGTTGGGATGGCAAGAGCGGGTGCGCGGTTGAGGTCACGCTGTCGGTGATGGGCGGCGTGTGGAAACCGGTCATCCTGTTTCACCTGATGAAGCGCAAGCGGCGTTTCATGGAATTGACCCGGTTGGTGCCCAACGCCACGCAATCGATGCTGACCAGCCAGTTGCGTGAACTGGAGGCGGACGGCGTGCTGATCCGCCATGTGTACCCGGAAGTGCCGCCGAAGGTGGAATACGAACTTTCCGAATTCGGGCGTTCGCTGGTGCCGGTGCTGCTGGCGATGCGCGAGTGGGGCGAAACCTATCGCGGGTACCAGAGCACGCGCGGGGACAGTTGA
- a CDS encoding MDR family oxidoreductase yields the protein MKFKALLSSKTNDRVSTELVDFDEADLMDGDVLVQVDYSTLNYKDALALTNERPVIQRFPLIPGIDLSGVVLESSNAGFKAGDRVVLNGWDLSMGHHGGLAQRARVRGEWLNRIPGNLSTRDAMAIGTAGYTAMLCVLALEDAGVTPEKGDVLVTGANGGVGSIAVAILSKLGYRVVAATGRPEHAAYLHSLGAAEIIDRAELSEPRKKPISAERWAGVVDVAGGPTLVNALAETKYRGAVAACGLAQSDALHGSVLPFILRNVTLAGVDSVNAPQDVRQRAWDRLATDLDPQKLESTVQQIGLAEVLDVYEQIIPGKVRGRIVVDVNA from the coding sequence ATGAAGTTCAAGGCTCTGCTTTCCAGCAAGACCAACGACCGTGTTTCCACCGAACTGGTGGATTTTGACGAGGCCGACCTGATGGACGGCGATGTCCTGGTGCAGGTCGATTATTCGACCCTCAACTACAAGGATGCGCTGGCGCTGACCAACGAGCGCCCGGTCATCCAGAGGTTTCCGCTCATTCCCGGCATCGACCTTTCCGGCGTGGTGCTGGAATCCAGCAATGCCGGTTTCAAGGCGGGTGATCGCGTGGTGCTCAACGGCTGGGATCTGAGCATGGGCCACCACGGCGGCCTGGCCCAGCGCGCCCGCGTGCGGGGTGAGTGGCTGAACAGGATTCCCGGCAACCTGAGCACCCGCGATGCCATGGCCATCGGCACCGCCGGCTATACCGCCATGCTGTGCGTGCTGGCACTGGAAGACGCGGGCGTGACCCCGGAAAAGGGCGATGTGCTGGTAACCGGCGCCAATGGCGGCGTGGGCTCGATTGCCGTGGCCATTCTTTCCAAGCTGGGCTACCGCGTCGTGGCCGCCACCGGCCGCCCCGAACATGCCGCGTACCTGCACAGCCTGGGCGCGGCGGAGATCATCGACCGCGCAGAGCTTTCCGAGCCGCGCAAGAAGCCGATCAGCGCCGAGCGCTGGGCTGGCGTGGTGGACGTGGCCGGCGGCCCGACCTTGGTCAACGCACTTGCCGAGACCAAGTACCGCGGCGCCGTAGCGGCCTGCGGCCTGGCACAGAGCGATGCGCTGCATGGCTCGGTGCTGCCCTTCATCCTGCGCAACGTCACCCTGGCCGGCGTGGATTCGGTGAACGCACCGCAGGACGTGCGCCAGCGTGCATGGGATCGCCTGGCCACCGACCTGGACCCGCAGAAGCTTGAGAGCACGGTGCAGCAGA